A genomic region of Raphanus sativus cultivar WK10039 chromosome 6, ASM80110v3, whole genome shotgun sequence contains the following coding sequences:
- the LOC108812380 gene encoding receptor homology region, transmembrane domain- and RING domain-containing protein 1: MRDAIVCLLATAPFLLQLTTATVVLNSISASFPHLPAKFDGSVPRNGICGALFVPDPPDGCSSPLLLASNQTQHRTKFALIIRGECSFEEKLLHAQTSGFQAVIVYDNLDNEDLLIMKVNTSEEITVTAVFVSNVAGEILRKHARGREGECCIYPPTKGSAWTVLAISFFSLLLIVTFLLLAFFAPRHWTQWRYRGTSSHNNRTLSLDPNLVRALPTFTFSDSFREGGDTCAVCLEDYRFGESLRLLPCQHAFHLSCIDSWLTKWGTSCPVCKHDIRAQTMSSQAHKGDSPRTGTSTGRFTFAQSSQSL; this comes from the exons atgagaGATGCTATTGTATGTCTACTCGCAACAGCTCCTTTTCTCTTACAATTAACGACTGCCACCGTCGTACTCAACTCCATCTCCGCCTCTTTTCCTCATCTCCCCGCCAAATTCG ACGGCTCCGTCCCCAGAAACGGAATATGCGGAGCTCTCTTCGTCCCCGATCCTCCCGACGGTtgctcctctcctctcctcctcGCATCAAACCAGACTCAACATAGAACCAAGTTCGCTCTCATCATCCGTGGCGAATGCTCATTCGAGGAAAAGCTTCTCCACGCCCAGACCTCCGGTTTCCAAGCTGTGATCGTCTACGACAACTTAGACAACGAAGATCTCCTCATTA TGAAGGTGAACACTAGTGAAGAGATAACAGTTACTGCAGTCTTCGTTTCGAACGTTGCGGGTGAGATCCTGAGAAAGCACGCGAGAGGGAGAGAGGGCGAATGCTGCATTTACCCCCCAACCAAGGGCAGTGCTTGGACCGTCCTCGccatctctttcttctctctccttctcaTCGTTACTTTCCTCTTGCTCGCCTTCTTTGCTCCTAGACACTGGACCCAATGGCGTTATCGTGGTACTAGTAGCCACAACAACCGCACCTTGTCACTGGATCCTAACCTCGTCCGCGCCCTCCCCACCTTCACCTTCTCTGATTCTTTTCGCGAAGGAGGAGATACGTGTGCTGTGTGCCTCGAGGATTATAGGTTTGGAGAGTCACTCAGACTACTTCCCTGCCAACATG CTTTTCACTTGAGCTGTATTGATTCTTGGTTGACAAAATGGGGTACATCCTGCCCCGTGTGCAAGCATGATATAAGAGCACAGACTATGTCTTCCCAG GCACATAAAGGAGATAGTCCAAGAACAGGTACAAGTACGGGAAGATTCACCTTTGCTCAATCCAGTCAAAGCCTTTAA